A region of Salinibacter sp. 10B DNA encodes the following proteins:
- the lepA gene encoding translation elongation factor 4, which translates to MPDLSKIRNFCIIAHIDHGKSTLADRLLERTGTITEREMKEQTLDDMDLERERGITIKSHAVRMTHTADRTDYTLNLIDTPGHVDFTYEVSRALKACEGAILLVDASQGIEAQTISNLWLALEQDLEIIPVINKVDLPVARPDEVAQALEDLIGEPAEDILQISAKTGEGVDEMLDMLIDRIPPPSGDPEAPLRALIFDSIYDSYRGSVVYARLFDGTLDKGDTMKFMATDKTYDAEELGILRMGRQKVETLTAGDVGYVIGSVKDIQDTRVGDTITLADNPATEPIPGFEEVKPMVFSGIYPTDTDDFEELRGALEKLALNDASLTYEPESSAALGFGFRVGFLGLLHMEIIQERLEREFDLDLITTVPNVEYHVEVKDQDDYVMVDSPEDMPHYGDIETVYEPYVEADIITPSDYIGNIIQLCEDRRGEYGNQRWLDSQTVKLEYELPLAEIVFDFYDNLKSVSRGYASFDYEFVEYRESDLVKLTILINEEPADPLSTIVHRDKAYEVGRKLAKKLKDVIPKQLFEVPVQASIGRRIVARETIKARRKDVTAKCYGGDVSRKKKLLEEQKKGKKRMKQMGEIDVPQEAFLAILSMDEDD; encoded by the coding sequence ATGCCTGACCTGTCGAAGATCCGAAATTTCTGCATCATTGCGCACATCGACCACGGGAAAAGTACCCTGGCCGACCGGCTCCTGGAGCGTACCGGGACCATTACCGAGCGTGAAATGAAGGAGCAAACGCTCGACGACATGGACCTGGAGCGCGAGCGGGGGATCACCATCAAGAGCCACGCCGTGCGGATGACGCACACGGCGGATCGGACCGACTACACGCTCAATCTTATCGACACGCCCGGGCACGTCGACTTCACCTACGAGGTGAGCCGGGCGCTCAAGGCCTGCGAAGGAGCCATTCTGCTCGTTGATGCGTCGCAGGGGATCGAAGCGCAGACGATCTCAAATCTATGGCTGGCCCTGGAGCAAGACCTGGAGATCATACCGGTGATCAATAAAGTGGATCTGCCGGTGGCGCGGCCCGACGAGGTGGCACAGGCGCTGGAGGACCTGATTGGTGAGCCCGCCGAAGACATCCTTCAGATCAGTGCGAAGACCGGGGAGGGTGTCGACGAGATGCTTGATATGCTCATCGATCGCATTCCGCCTCCGTCCGGCGATCCGGAGGCTCCCCTCCGCGCCCTCATTTTCGACTCCATCTACGACTCGTACCGCGGGTCCGTCGTATACGCCCGTCTCTTCGACGGAACGCTTGATAAGGGCGACACGATGAAATTCATGGCGACCGACAAAACGTACGACGCCGAGGAGCTGGGCATTCTTCGGATGGGACGCCAGAAGGTGGAGACGCTCACGGCCGGGGATGTGGGCTACGTCATCGGCTCTGTGAAGGACATTCAGGACACACGGGTCGGCGACACGATCACGCTGGCCGATAATCCGGCCACGGAGCCGATTCCGGGCTTCGAAGAGGTGAAGCCGATGGTTTTCAGCGGCATCTATCCCACCGACACCGACGACTTCGAAGAGCTGCGCGGGGCGCTCGAAAAGTTGGCCCTCAACGATGCCTCGCTCACGTACGAGCCGGAAAGCTCTGCGGCCCTTGGCTTTGGCTTTCGGGTCGGCTTTCTGGGCCTGCTGCACATGGAGATCATTCAGGAGCGCCTGGAGCGGGAGTTCGACCTCGACCTCATCACCACGGTGCCGAACGTGGAGTACCACGTGGAGGTGAAAGATCAGGACGACTACGTGATGGTGGACAGCCCGGAGGACATGCCCCACTACGGCGACATCGAGACCGTCTACGAGCCGTACGTGGAGGCCGACATCATTACGCCGAGCGACTACATCGGCAACATCATTCAGCTTTGCGAGGACCGGCGCGGCGAGTACGGCAATCAGCGTTGGCTCGACAGCCAAACCGTGAAACTGGAGTATGAGCTGCCCTTGGCCGAAATTGTCTTCGACTTCTACGACAACCTGAAGAGCGTCAGCCGCGGATATGCCTCCTTCGACTACGAGTTTGTCGAATACCGCGAGAGCGATCTCGTCAAGCTCACGATCCTCATCAACGAGGAGCCGGCCGATCCGCTCTCAACCATCGTGCATCGCGACAAGGCCTATGAGGTGGGGCGGAAGCTGGCCAAGAAGCTGAAGGATGTCATCCCGAAACAGCTCTTTGAAGTCCCGGTGCAGGCGTCGATTGGACGCCGCATCGTGGCCCGCGAGACCATTAAGGCCCGGCGCAAGGATGTGACCGCTAAGTGTTACGGCGGGGACGTGAGCCGGAAGAAGAAGCTCCTCGAAGAACAGAAGAAGGGCAAGAAGCGGATGAAGCAGATGGGCGAGATCGATGTACCGCAGGAGGCCTTCCTCGCCATCCTTTCGATGGACGAGGATGATTAA
- the lepB gene encoding signal peptidase I encodes MSTRDRSHRDSDDETPREKGELRQWAEAFIVAFVVVLIIRTLFFDLFRIPTPSMEENLLVGDYLFVSKLHYGTRMPMSVGVPFTSIYMPGVSFPYTRLGGFSEVQRGDPIVFNFPPKEGPIDRKVHYIKRVIGMPGEKIAVRDKVVHVGERSLPLGRGMQQYWSVRKSDPRYQIPRNRMEEIGISEVKPTQSATTIRILATPAAARQVHSWSWVESVEPYIFRNSNYGDLMYPSGRGYTPDNYGPVRIPKKGETITLTDKNWSVYKPVIVRYEERDARQMTDSTFAIEGERTTTYTFQQDYFFVMGDNRDNSEDSRFWGFVPMDHVVGKAIITYFSWDHQAWMPRFGRIMNPIEDDEVFRDQTVMQQLSDSATVERRPGNRRSPRRGTAEKRAPSSSRATTASTASADANQISGSK; translated from the coding sequence ATGTCCACCCGCGACCGTTCGCACCGGGATTCCGACGACGAAACGCCCCGAGAAAAGGGAGAACTCCGCCAGTGGGCCGAAGCCTTCATTGTCGCTTTCGTCGTCGTCTTGATCATCCGCACGCTTTTCTTTGATCTCTTCCGAATCCCGACACCCTCAATGGAGGAGAATCTGCTTGTGGGGGACTATCTTTTTGTGTCGAAGCTCCACTACGGCACGCGGATGCCGATGAGTGTGGGGGTTCCCTTCACCTCTATCTACATGCCCGGCGTTTCTTTTCCGTACACCCGTCTTGGAGGGTTCTCTGAGGTGCAGCGGGGAGACCCGATTGTGTTCAATTTTCCGCCAAAGGAGGGGCCAATCGATCGGAAGGTGCACTACATCAAACGCGTGATCGGCATGCCGGGAGAGAAGATCGCAGTGCGGGACAAGGTTGTGCACGTCGGGGAACGTTCCCTGCCCCTGGGACGCGGCATGCAGCAGTACTGGAGCGTGAGGAAGTCAGACCCTCGCTACCAGATTCCTCGCAATCGCATGGAGGAAATCGGCATTAGCGAGGTGAAGCCTACGCAAAGCGCTACGACGATCCGGATCCTGGCCACCCCTGCGGCAGCACGCCAAGTGCACTCGTGGTCGTGGGTCGAATCGGTGGAGCCTTACATTTTCCGAAACTCGAACTACGGGGATTTGATGTATCCCTCCGGACGAGGATACACGCCGGACAACTATGGGCCGGTTCGCATTCCCAAAAAAGGGGAGACCATCACTCTCACCGATAAGAACTGGTCTGTCTATAAGCCAGTGATTGTGCGCTATGAGGAGCGGGATGCTCGTCAGATGACCGATTCGACCTTTGCGATCGAAGGCGAGCGTACCACCACGTATACATTTCAGCAGGACTATTTCTTCGTGATGGGGGACAACCGGGACAATTCTGAAGACAGCCGGTTTTGGGGGTTCGTGCCGATGGATCACGTGGTGGGGAAGGCAATCATCACGTACTTCTCTTGGGACCACCAGGCGTGGATGCCCCGCTTTGGGCGGATTATGAATCCCATTGAGGACGACGAGGTCTTCCGGGATCAGACGGTCATGCAGCAGCTGTCGGATTCGGCGACGGTGGAGCGTCGTCCCGGGAACCGTCGTTCACCTCGTCGGGGGACTGCTGAGAAGAGGGCGCCTTCGTCTTCACGGGCGACGACGGCGAGCACAGCCTCGGCAGACGCAAACCAGATTTCCGGCTCGAAATGA
- a CDS encoding metalloregulator ArsR/SmtB family transcription factor: protein MTDQLNTECDGDGALEEGVPNEVVLTPTVQLLKGFADDTRLRILCLLRDREVCVHEIVDALDMSQSAVSHQLRVLRDARLVSHRRDGRHVYYRLADDHVREMLENALSHGAENE from the coding sequence ATGACAGATCAACTCAATACCGAATGCGATGGAGACGGGGCCCTGGAAGAGGGGGTGCCGAACGAGGTCGTTTTGACCCCGACCGTGCAGCTTCTCAAGGGATTTGCGGACGACACGCGTCTTCGCATCCTATGCTTGCTGCGAGACCGAGAGGTCTGCGTCCATGAGATCGTCGACGCGCTCGACATGAGCCAGTCCGCCGTGAGCCACCAGCTCCGCGTGCTGCGAGACGCGCGTCTCGTATCACACCGTCGGGACGGGCGCCACGTCTACTACCGTTTGGCCGACGACCACGTGCGGGAGATGCTGGAAAATGCGCTGTCGCACGGGGCCGAGAACGAGTGA
- a CDS encoding methyltransferase codes for MPEVSGWIASYAMGSIGHRAALGLEAELVTEGPYAISRNPGYVGDLLLMIGYVVLTDSRLAAIVAAVGAIWFILAPFAEEPWLETQYGEAYRRYKECHPRFLGVVSDVDR; via the coding sequence ATGCCGGAAGTTTCGGGCTGGATCGCCAGCTACGCGATGGGCTCCATCGGGCACCGCGCGGCTCTGGGGCTGGAGGCCGAGTTGGTCACGGAGGGGCCGTACGCGATCTCTCGAAATCCGGGCTACGTCGGTGACCTCCTGCTGATGATTGGGTACGTCGTGCTGACTGACTCGCGATTGGCGGCAATCGTCGCGGCCGTAGGCGCGATTTGGTTCATTCTCGCTCCGTTCGCCGAGGAGCCGTGGCTCGAAACGCAGTACGGGGAGGCCTACCGCCGCTACAAGGAGTGCCATCCCCGCTTTCTCGGGGTCGTTTCGGACGTAGATCGATGA
- a CDS encoding heavy metal translocating P-type ATPase has product MSDRIQLDLPILLPDVPDAKDACVERLTTSLQGHAGIDRAHVAPAENGTADRLCVHYDPETISLSRIRQMAKSLGSEITDQYGHLVWGVEGISHPRRARTIAKRLRRIEGVVEAEASASERIRVEFVRSAVSEQAIRETLRSMGVRVRGDVIDVRDVGAGGHHHEEENHDHDHDHGGMFGEQTELIFAILSGLCVVTGFGVSFVGAVPGWVAVSVYGVGYFFGGYYTVREAVDALRVGEFEVDFLMLVAAVGAAVLGKWLEGAFLLFLFSLGHALEHYAMGRARQAIESLAELAPDTALIRRNGEEVEVPVEKLAVGDTVLVKPGARIPADGIVVEGESAVDQSPVTGESVPVDKTPVDDPGAAMEAPDTLGATHRVYAGTINGNGAIDVRVTAPSDETTISRVVQMVTEAEADKSPTERFTDRFERIFVPSVLGLVVLLLFAWVPLDETFADSFYRAMAVLVAASPCALAIATPSAVLSGVARAGQSGVLVKGGGPLEQLGRLGAVAFDKTGTLTEGEPRVTDVWPYDDTSEADLLRAAVVVERLSDHPLAEAVVQYGEEHLDDTGAAASDLESVTGQGVKATVDGEPVYVGKDDLFDEKGDLRVPGPPLPEPIREQVESLESEGRTTMIVQKGERYLGVIGLSDAPREEAAAMVERLRDLGIRRMIMISGDNQRVVDAVAAQLGIDEARGDLLPDDKVTAVQQLREEEDVAMVGDGVNDAPAMANASVGIAMGAAGSDVALETADVALMADKLDPLPFAVGLSRRTRRVIRQNLWLALGMVAILVPATIFGLQIGPAVVLHEGSTLLVVGNALRLLGYEA; this is encoded by the coding sequence ATGTCCGACCGCATTCAACTCGACCTTCCGATTCTTCTGCCCGATGTGCCGGACGCCAAAGATGCGTGCGTGGAGCGGCTCACGACAAGCCTGCAGGGGCACGCCGGCATCGATCGGGCGCACGTGGCCCCGGCCGAGAACGGGACCGCGGACCGGCTCTGCGTGCACTACGATCCGGAGACGATCTCGCTGTCGCGCATCCGGCAGATGGCCAAGAGCCTGGGCTCTGAGATCACCGACCAGTACGGGCACCTCGTTTGGGGCGTCGAGGGCATTTCACACCCCCGTCGGGCGCGGACCATCGCCAAGCGTCTGCGCCGAATCGAGGGGGTGGTGGAGGCGGAGGCGAGTGCCAGTGAGCGGATCCGCGTGGAATTCGTCCGATCGGCGGTCAGCGAGCAGGCGATTCGGGAGACGCTGCGCTCGATGGGCGTTCGGGTTCGCGGTGACGTGATTGACGTGCGCGACGTAGGAGCAGGCGGGCATCATCATGAAGAAGAAAATCATGATCACGATCATGACCACGGTGGGATGTTTGGCGAGCAGACCGAGTTGATCTTTGCGATTCTGTCAGGTCTCTGTGTTGTCACCGGATTCGGGGTCTCGTTCGTAGGAGCTGTGCCGGGATGGGTCGCTGTTTCCGTATATGGGGTCGGGTATTTCTTCGGCGGGTACTATACGGTCCGCGAGGCCGTCGACGCCCTTCGAGTGGGCGAGTTTGAGGTCGACTTTCTGATGCTGGTGGCGGCTGTGGGGGCAGCAGTACTTGGAAAATGGCTGGAAGGAGCGTTTTTGCTCTTCCTCTTTTCGCTCGGCCATGCCCTGGAGCACTACGCGATGGGACGCGCCCGGCAGGCCATCGAGAGCCTTGCGGAACTGGCCCCCGACACGGCGCTCATCCGACGGAATGGGGAGGAGGTGGAGGTGCCAGTCGAGAAGCTGGCGGTGGGCGACACCGTGCTCGTAAAGCCCGGCGCACGCATCCCGGCGGACGGCATCGTGGTGGAGGGGGAGAGTGCCGTTGATCAGTCGCCCGTGACGGGGGAGAGCGTGCCCGTTGACAAGACGCCGGTCGACGATCCCGGCGCGGCGATGGAAGCCCCCGACACCCTGGGCGCCACGCATCGGGTGTACGCTGGGACGATCAACGGAAATGGTGCCATCGACGTGCGCGTGACGGCCCCCTCCGACGAAACGACGATCTCCAGGGTCGTGCAGATGGTGACGGAGGCGGAGGCCGACAAATCGCCCACCGAGCGGTTCACCGACCGCTTCGAGCGCATCTTCGTCCCCTCCGTCCTGGGCCTCGTGGTGCTTCTGCTCTTTGCCTGGGTGCCCCTCGACGAGACATTTGCCGACAGCTTCTACCGCGCGATGGCCGTACTCGTGGCCGCCAGCCCGTGCGCCCTGGCTATTGCTACGCCGAGCGCCGTTCTCAGCGGCGTTGCACGCGCCGGACAGAGCGGTGTGCTCGTGAAGGGGGGCGGCCCGCTTGAACAGCTCGGCCGCCTGGGGGCAGTGGCCTTTGACAAGACCGGCACCCTCACCGAAGGCGAGCCGCGCGTGACCGACGTGTGGCCTTATGACGATACGTCCGAAGCCGACCTTCTGCGCGCCGCTGTCGTTGTCGAGCGCCTCAGCGACCACCCGCTGGCGGAGGCCGTCGTCCAGTACGGAGAAGAGCACCTGGACGACACGGGAGCGGCTGCATCCGACCTGGAGAGCGTAACGGGGCAGGGCGTCAAAGCCACGGTGGACGGCGAGCCCGTCTACGTGGGGAAGGACGATCTCTTTGACGAGAAAGGTGATCTGAGAGTGCCAGGTCCGCCTCTTCCCGAGCCCATCCGTGAGCAGGTGGAATCGTTGGAGTCGGAGGGCCGGACGACGATGATCGTGCAGAAGGGCGAACGCTACCTTGGCGTGATTGGGCTGTCCGATGCGCCCCGAGAAGAGGCAGCGGCGATGGTAGAGCGCCTACGGGACCTCGGCATCCGGCGCATGATCATGATTTCGGGCGACAACCAGCGCGTGGTGGATGCCGTGGCAGCCCAGCTAGGGATCGACGAAGCACGCGGCGATTTGTTGCCCGACGATAAGGTGACGGCGGTACAGCAGCTCCGAGAGGAGGAAGACGTGGCGATGGTGGGCGACGGCGTGAACGACGCTCCGGCCATGGCGAACGCATCGGTCGGCATTGCAATGGGCGCCGCCGGGTCGGACGTGGCATTGGAGACGGCCGACGTCGCCTTGATGGCCGACAAACTCGATCCACTCCCCTTTGCGGTTGGGCTCTCGCGACGGACCCGCCGCGTCATTCGGCAGAACCTGTGGCTGGCGCTAGGCATGGTCGCGATTCTCGTGCCGGCTACGATCTTCGGTTTGCAGATCGGGCCCGCCGTGGTGCTGCACGAAGGGTCGACGCTCCTCGTGGTGGGCAATGCGCTCCGGCTGCTGGGATACGAAGCGTAA